The genomic window aaaagctgtggctgccccatccctgaaagtgtcccaggccaggttggatggggctaggagcaacctgggatagtggaagttgtctctgcccatggcagagggtgggactggatgagttttaaggtcccttccaaccccaaccagtCTATGGTGACTCTATGATGATACCAGCTGAAGAACAGAGGTGCAGACTGGCCAGTCTGCATCAAACACAGGCCCCACACAGGGACTGGAGACATCAATTCTCTCATCCTCCAGAGAATCACCAAGCAAGATTTTCCTGTTGTGTTTTTAGCCATGACTGCAGCCCTTGAGGACACAATTAGCTGGCTAGACACGAGTCACACTGGAACTTGCAAGTacagtgggttttggggttggcAGGGCGAGATCTTTCATCAAACCATCATAGCTGGAAAAGTTCTCAGACACCTCAAGTCTCTATCAGTGCCTTGCACACAGCTCATCAGAGGAGGAGACAGGCAGGGTTTACCTTCCATCTCATGAAGACATAGTCCCCATTTTTTAGATCTTCATAATCAAAGTCATCAGAGTTAAATGTTTTTGCATACTGGTAAAAAGCCTGGAACTTtccctgaaacaaaaaaaaaagtgaaaaaaaaggatGCTTTTTCCAGGAATAGAACTTTTATTAGTTCTAGAGCTGCTATTTAGGAGGGAAATCTACTGACACTCACAGCAATAGCCAGCCTGGCTGGAGAAGCTCCTGCACTTCCAGAGGAAGATATTTTGACAGAAATATAATAAACATCAAAGCTTGGCAAACAACAGCCAAACTCCCTCAAGGTGGGGAGGTGATCAGGTGGCTgctgtggccagcagcaggtacaccctgccctgagcaggaacACAGGTACCAACTGCCCCACTGTGCTAGTGGAATCCCTCTCCCCTTCTCCATTTTGCAATAAGGCTCCAAAAATAAGGAACGTGCTCTCTTAGGGGGTCAAGAAATGGGGATTGCTCCTGCTCCCTTTCAACCCTGGGCCAACAAGTGGAAAACAAGACATCCCCTCCCTCATTACAGATCACAGCTGGATGAAGAGACTTCTATTTGCAAAGATCCCAGTAGGAGGAGAGAGACAGCCATAAAGGACAGGTCTCCAGGCCTTTCTGCCAGCTCTTGCATGGGCACACGCTGCACCTCTCCTCCAAACCAGCAGCTCAGACCCACCCTCTGCCCCCAGATTTATTTACCCAGTGTTTACGATCCACGTCTTCGTCAGCGTCCCACTTGCGCGTTAGGAACGGGTGCTTCTTACTGATTATCTCACCTTCGAAGAACGTGGTGAGGGTTGGGTACTCCTGGCAGAGGACAGACAAAGGTGAAGTCACAATTGTCACCTACAGACACAAACCCAAGAGGAGACAAAGCTCCACACATTCAGCAAAAAGCGTCTCCAAGGGagagctctgagcaatctgaggctgctgctcctgtccctCACCCTGCCCCACACCTCTCCAAGGGTGACTCTTCCACACCTACAGCCTCCACACTCTTATTCcagcctttctctgcctctctcctcACTTCAGGAAGCCAGGAGCCATGtcagagctgggctgtggggaaggGTTTGGTCTgataaggagcagctgaggggctCAGTCTGGGGAAAAGAACCCTCACTCTCcaaactccctgacaggagggtgcagccaggtgggggtcaggctctgctcccagggaaaaagagccaggacaagaagaaatgccCTCAAATTGCACCAAGGGACGTTTacattggatattaggaacaaTTTCACCACTAAAAGAGTGGTtaaacattggaacaggttgcccagggaagtggtggaccTGGCTGTGTCCTGGGTCAACAGTGGGACTCAGTGATcatagagggcttttccaaccttaaacAATTCCATGAAGCTCCCAGCTGGATGATCACCTGTGACATTTACAGCCAGCAGATACCCCGTGATCAAATCTACAACATGCTCAATCCCTCCAGTTCCTATTTCtggcagcagcttctcccaACCCCccgcaggaaaaaaaagaaagcctttACACAGCCCCTCTTtgtgttgttttgcatttaacACTCACCTCTGTAAGGCCTTTAATCTTCAAGTATCCACAGAGATAGGAGTTTTCCATATCCACATGCTAGAAAAGAGTGCAAAGTCCAACCATAAAAATAGGCATGAAGGTGCATGCTTGATCCAAAGCAGTTTCTAACCCTTCCAAGGATAATTTCAGCTCCAGCTGGTACAGACTGTCCAGACTACTGCCCAATATTCACACCGCCGGCCCTTCTCCATCCTGGGAACCACCTGGGAAGATCATTTACAGGTGCCCAGCTCACCTCTGGCAGCCTCAACATCCCAGGCCTGCTCCCAAGGCAGCACCCTCTGCCCAGAACTCTCCAGCAGGAAGCAAATCCCCTTTCCAGCCGGAAGGGATCTGACTCACAGCATTCTCCAAGTAAAAGCATCCCTGGAAGAATCACCTACACCCCCAGTATTTTGCAGGAGGCCTTTCTCCTCGATTTAAAGCTTTTATGCCACCTGTATTTTGAGTTATCAGGCTGCatctctctgctcctgctgtgcagAAACTAGGCAAGGATTTGCCTGCTCCTTTAAAGCCAGGGATTTTCCAAGCTTTTCCCTGACATCTCCAGATCCGCTTTCAAAACACACAGCGAGTTATTCAGGGAAGTGCAAACCTCCACTGCGAGAAGATGGATCTTCTCCACCTGTGATCAAAGGACGGCAACGTttccctgtgctcagcacagggagAGCAGGCAGCCCCCTCTCCTCAGCTGACACACGCAAAACAGCCACGTTTTTGGCACAAAAGCAGCGTTTTTAGCACAGAAGCACAGCCAGCCCCTGCGAGGTGGCAGCGTGCAGTGAAGCTGAGCAGCCATGGGATGTCCCCACCACAACAAATCCCACCAGGAACACGGAGAACTGAACATAAAAATACCCTGCCGGGTTGAaatcatcacagaatcactgaggttggaaaagatctgtgAGATCATCCAGCCCATCCTGTGACTGATTCACCACATTGTCAACCAGACCAGaacactgagtgccacgtccagtctttccttaaacacctccagggatggtgactccaccacctccctggacagccctttccaaTGTTTAATGACCTtttcctgtgaagaaattcctcctaataTCGAGGGATACGGTGATGAGGGTGCTGTCGCAaggggccggcggggcgggaACGGCCACCGCGGCCTGAGGCGAGCGGGGGACCCGCTCGCCTCAGGCCGCGGTGGCCGTTCCCGCCCCGCCAAGGCTCGGctcgccccgccgcccccctcacCTGCATGACGACCTCCACCTCGTAGGCGTTGCCTTTGCTGCGCTGCTGCCCGCGGAACTTAGCCCCGCTGTACAGCAGCGAAGTGGCCACTCCGGGCTGCGCCGTGTTGATGGGGGGCGGCGGCACCAAGCTGCTGGCGGCCGctcctgtggcaggggaggaggCCGAACCCCCCGCCCCTCCAGCGCGGCGCCTCTCGCTCCGAACCGGCATctcgggggggtccccgggcgcCAGCgtggccggggccggggcgcggccGGAGGacgccgcccgctccgctccgctccgctccctcACGCCGAGGCCGCCGCTGGGTCGGGGCCTCCCGGCAGCTCCTCCGCGCGCTCCCATTGGCCCCCGCGCGCGCGCCGTGGGCGCGTTCCCTAGCTCTGATTGGCTGCTGGAGCGGCGCCGGGAGTTGATTGGTTGTGTTGCCGCCTGGCGCTGCTGGGAAATGTAGGTTTTTTTGTTCGGGCGACGCGGATTGGCTGCGGCTGCCGGCAAGATGGCGGCGTCCAGCGAGCGGTGCTGAGTGCGGTCGGGACAGGGTTGCTATGTCGTCTGTCGCGATGTGGCGTAGCTGTCGCCGCCTGTGGTGGACCCACTCCCCGCCCACCCGGCTCCCCCGACCGCCTCCTGCAGCTACCGGGAGCGGCCCGGTGGGGCTATGCGGGCGCCGGGCCTATGCCCCGCCGGCAGGTGAGGGCGCACCGGGGCGGCTCCAGCCccgtttggggagggggggtcctTCCCTGGGGACCTCATCCCGTAGtcacccagggcagggctgggatcggCATGGCCTCACGGGGACCGCGCTCCCCACGGCCGGTGAGCGGTTCCCCCCACGCTCTTTTCTTGGCGTTAACGGGTGTTTGGAGCGGGCAGAGTTCACTGGCAGCACGGTGGAGTCCTCACTGAACCAGTTTGTTATGCGTGTTTTTGTGTTCTGTTGGGCTTTAGGGATTTTGAGGGAATGGGACTCACATGGGGAGGTTCAGGTCTGTTTCTGGTCCATGTATCCCATTCACAGACTTCGCTGGAATTGTGTGGATTTGAGAACAGTAAAATTAATCTCACTTTGAGGTGAGGCTGCAGAGTCCCAGTGACTCATGGCAAGGTTTTGGGAGCCACTGATGAGCTCAGGGCTCCTCTACGGTACACACACTTTAATCTGTTTTTAGAACTGTGCCTGAGGCGCTTTCTGAGGCCCCAAAGCTCGCAGGTCGCCGAGCCCGAGCAAATCCTTCAATTTCCCCAGCGGGAATGCGCTTTTCTTAGCCTGGAATAGCAGACCTGCAGCCTGACCTGCTTGTTGTGCCCTTCACGAGGCACATTTATGGGTTTGGGATTTACAACCTGGTTGCTGTTGTCAAGGGAATGGCTTGTGGATTCTTCCTGCCTTGTGGGAGGGATGTGAGCTTTTGGAATGTGTGTAATCCTGCTCTCAGGTGTTGGGAGTGCATGTAGGAGTGCTGGTAGCAAAGGAGGCTGCTCCTAAAATGAGACCTGAAGTTTCCTCAGGTCACCTTGCAGGTGGGGTAGATATATTCCTGAAATGGACTGGCATGTTTGGCCTGGAGGGAGCACTGTCCTTCAGGGATTAATTTGTCCAGTGTGATTGTAGTGGTAGAATCTGGAAGGGTTGAGCCTGAAGCAAAACTCCTGAGGAGTGGTGGGACAGGTCTGCTTGGGAAACTAGCCCTGTCACACTGAGACAGCTGAGcccccagcctggcaggagTGTAGCTGGTTCTGTttgctccctggctgtgcacAGACACAGTGTGGTTGTCACCAGTCTCCTGGTGCTTCCCTGCTGAGTGGAGCTCACTGGAGCTCAGAGCTTGGAAA from Aphelocoma coerulescens isolate FSJ_1873_10779 chromosome 14, UR_Acoe_1.0, whole genome shotgun sequence includes these protein-coding regions:
- the GID4 gene encoding glucose-induced degradation protein 4 homolog; its protein translation is MGARGGAAGRPRPSGGLGVRERSGAERAASSGRAPAPATLAPGDPPEMPVRSERRRAGGAGGSASSPATGAAASSLVPPPPINTAQPGVATSLLYSGAKFRGQQRSKGNAYEVEVVMQHVDMENSYLCGYLKIKGLTEEYPTLTTFFEGEIISKKHPFLTRKWDADEDVDRKHWGKFQAFYQYAKTFNSDDFDYEDLKNGDYVFMRWKEQFLVPDHTIKDISGASFAGFYYICFQKSAASIEGYYYHRSSEWYQSLNLTHVPEHSAPIYEFR